The Penicillium digitatum chromosome 6, complete sequence genome contains the following window.
CTTTCTCATCAGTTCCTATCCACCACAGAATAAGATGATGTGATTCCCAACTGCATCGAAAATCTCGCTGATGAATTATTCTCCAGTCGTGGTACTACTTCTTTCTACAGCAGTGTCTTTATCTCTGTCCTCTCCGTAGTTGGCCGCCTAAGAGCCACTTTCAGAGTAATTGCGCTGGGATCAGAGCCTCCCACAAAAGCAAATTACACGAAAGATCATCAGCCCATTAATCCTGGTCAACATAACCATGTCGCGGACAGGGAGTATTATGTTCTAAATCCCAGCTCGTGATACCCAAGCCAGTGCGTGGCGATAGGAGCGTGCATTGAGATGTGGATTTGACCAACCGAATTGCAAGTCTTCTCTAGGATGAACCATCGAAGTTCTTGATTTCTGTGTAAAATAGCTGGTGAAAAAATGAACTACCGAATCTCAGCCATTCTACAAGTGGTAGATCCGGTATCCTTCGCATGGCTGATTATATCCCTTCCGCCACCACGTACAGTACAACACATATGTAGTCACACAATAGCTCACTAATCCCGGATTAGCTGCATGTTCACTTTTTTCTAATAGATGGCGCACAACGCTATAGTTTAGACTAGTCACTTGTAGAAATCCTCTTAGAATGGGTCTGATCATCCACCGGAGCATTCGGAATTCTAGGCCCTACACAGGGTCTGGACAAGCAGACCTCAGGGATCTCAACGCAACGAGATAACCACACTAAAGCATGCTACACCCGATAACAGCTTCATTATCTTTGCCCCCATCCCTAGGTTCCTCTGCAAAATGACTTTGAGGCTAATGCAACCACCGAAAGAGCAAAGCTGTGAGAACTCCTCCGGGTTGATACCTGAGCCATCTTCAAGCCAAAATCCTAGCAAGGGACCGACAAGCTACTTATGTAAGGATAAACACTTGAATAGTTCGATTAAAATACGCAAGACGTAGCTTGAATTTCTTGGATTAATCACTCGAGTGAGATCCACGTGGTTATGGAGTGGTTCGAAGATATCTTTCGCTGAGGGAAAACCCTAGTGTCAAGCTGTATCTAGGACCCTACTCAGGGCAGATCAGTTAAGGTGCCCTTCTGTTGATAAACATGGGAAGAGTGACCAGTGTTAACCAATTCGTTGTTTCCTCCGCACCCAAACCTCTTGGTCCGTACCCCCAGGTGCCGATGAGTCGCGTAGCTGCACCTCCCATACTTTGAGTGTGTAGTTCCCGCGATCAGCGCGGCCAGAAAATATATCAAACGACCAGCCATGCTTAGGGCATGTGAGACCTGCGCTGAGCACGATGCCAAAGTCTTCAATGTCAAAGAGGTTGCCTCGTGAAAGTGGGAAAGACGAGTGGGGGCATTGCTAAAACGGATGAGCCCAATCCTTCCCATTTGAAGAAACCTCTTGACTCACATGATCGATGGCATGGTATTTTCCCTTGTATTTGAACACGAGTACTTGATCCTTAAGTTCTCCTGGTAGATCAATATCTTCGACTGGCTCTATGGCGCCGTTTGTCTTGGGAATATTGAAAGCCTTGCATCTTGGCATAATCCGGGTGTCATCATCGATGCTCGGGAACTCGGACGCAAGGCCAACTGGGTGCCAGATTGCAGTTGCCCGTGTGAAGGGATTCATCGCGCAAGAGATTGGTCTCGGTTGATGTCGGGAGAAATCTCCAGGGCTTCCACCTTCGCCCCACCAGTTCCGGTGGGGTCCTTAATTACCCCCGACGTTCAAGATGATCAACACGGAATACGTGCATAGGGCAATGACATGGGTAAATTGTTAGTGTGTATATGAATGACAATATGAATGTCAACATTATGGCTTTCAGGGTTTGTACGTCGAGTTACGTTGGCACTCGTTTCACGTGacatgaagatgaagtgTAGATTCTACCAAATTATCTTTCTAGAACTGTATCCCATTTCCCACCAGCCAAGGAACAATCCCTTTTTTCGTTTTGAGTCTTCTGATTTCACTGCCAATTGAAATGTGGTAAAACCGACACATCGAGTTCATCTTAGCAGCATGAGTGGACCATAGAGCAACGGGGATCGAGGCGGGATACCAATCATCACCTTAGCCAAGAAGAGATTGGGTGCATGCGCATATAGCTCAAGCCAAATCATTTGATGCACATGAAGCCGCAACCTTCACGAGCACGCTCACAGGCTTTTTTGAGAGCCTGCTCCTCAACGTCAGTCCATTTGTATGTCAGCTCATCCCAACGCTTGCCAGATCGGAACTCCTCGCGGTGCTTCTTGTGAATGGATTGCAAACGGCTAACTTCACGTGGATCACCTGTTCCGGAATAAACTATAAAGAGGGTACAAGGAGGGAGAGCGTCATAAATGCGTGAAATGTTGGAGACTGTCCGGGATACAGTGTCAGCCAAGACGTCAGGCTGCGGTTGATCTGTCGAGTCCCCACTGCAAGTGGATGTAGTGGGTGTGGTTTCTTCGGGGGGAGGGAAAAGGGCTGTAGATTCGTTCGCGTTGTTGGGGTCGGGGAGACGGCTACACCAACCACGAAGATATTCGAGATCACGGATGCGAGCCCATGCAAAGTCAACACCACCTGCTGGAATGGAGGGATTGGACTCATCGCCGTTGATTACCGCCGAGACACCGCTGACAACTGCATCATCATCCCGACATCCAATCGAGACAGTTGCCTGGGCACCAAAGCCCCGTTCTGGATTGCCCCAGTCAACTACGGCTCCTGTTCTTTCCTCGCCGGGACGAGGGAGATGACTAGGCCGAGTGGAGCGCGATAGTCGGCGGAATATGCTCTCATTTGAAACATCACCTGTGCCCCATCGCTCGCCTTTCTCGCACTTCAACTTCACAAGCTCAAGAACAGCACGGGCATCCTCAATGGAGTCGTGTCCGGCCATTCCGTTCTGTATCTGCTTGTTTTGATATTTCTGAGTGAGCCACTTCAGGCTACATTTGAGTGGCGGACCACGCGGGTGTGGATAAATTATGCTGGTATCGACAATGAACGGGTGAACAAGTTTGAGTGCTGTAAGGTCGGAATTAAGGGAGTGTCCCACAAGTATCGCACGCGGCGTGAGAAGAGTTAAGAGCCGTTGCTGAATACTATGAAGGGTCGTGGTAACGGGCTCCAGCATCTCTGGGGTAATTCCAGAATAGCGTGTGAGATAGTTGATCACCGGCCGTGCTGGTTTGACCAGTTCATCAAGTACCACCTCGCCATCCCAACCGACCAAGCTGATGCGTGTAAGTTCGGACTGACCACCCTCGGTGATACACATCTCACAGTCAAGCGCAAAAACATCTCGACCAGCAGTGACACTGCCACTTTCAATTTCAGCATCAGGTGGTTGAGCAGACTCCAGAGTTGGAACATGAGTATCCACCCATCCATCTTCCACCGATTGTCTGCCTCGCTGACGAGCCTCCAACTGTGAAGATCTTTCCTCGtcggaagagaagaaaacgGGATGCAAGAGAAAATCGTTCTCGAGTAGATCCTCGCGTGAGGTGACATAGGCTGTGATTGGTGTTCGTTTCGGAACGAAGCCTTTCTCGACTTTGGCGGGCCGTGCACCCTTCACACGGGAGTCATCGGTTTTGGTCTTTGGGGACGAGGACATGAGAATCGCCTGTAGTGGCGAATGGACCTTGTTGTATTTGTTATCACCGGGCGCCTTGACAGGCCAGATGTGGGGAAAGATGTCAGCAAGGGGCTGAAGTGGTTCAGGGAGGTTGTGGCGTGTAATTGAACGAGGATTGAAGCGATGCGAGCGGTCCGGCAACGGGAGGCCTTGTTTCCATCGCTCGTAATCAGCAGCGTGTTCGTCAGGCACTTCCGCGGTGGTCAAGCGCTCCTGTGTATCATGCTCCCTGGTGGATGATTCTCGTTGCACAGATATTGTCCCATCAAACATGCCCATCTCTAAGCCAGGAACCATCAGCACAACCACCTTGCGCACATGGCCGGAGTGCTTCATGGAAATCCATTGGGGTGCAATGCCGTCGGCAAAGCAGTAGAGGAGCAGCCCCTGAAGATCGGCAATTCGGATGGGTGACACTAATTTTCCATCGGCATATGTGAGATCTGGGTATTTGACTTTCTCGCCATCAACTCTTTTGCGCTTTTTTGACGCATGGGTGCCTTTCGAGCCTTCCCTGCTAGGGTTATCGCTCTGCAGACGGGTCAAGATATCGGCCACACCGAGTGCATGGGACGTGGAATACCCAGTTGGGTCATCTGGGCTAAGCTTTCTCTTCCTGTCCTTTCCCATGATGTCTTCGGATTCAACGTTTCCTCGTTGGACTCGCAAAGTAGAAATTCATCCTGATACACGATAAGATCACGTGCTGCCCGGGACTGTGTCACGTGGAGTTCGGAAAAGAGATTCTCCAGTGTCCGTCACTTCTCCAGCTTACAACCAGAAAACGGCACGTCAGAGACGCCAGAGACGCCGAACGATCTGATAACTGGAAGATTGGAAATCTGGGATCGCCGTGCAGGAGGGCTTATTTTGGGCATCCATCACGCCACTGCTCTGCCACGTCTTCTTCGCTTCTCGACTTTGACCTCACTCTACTAGTTGTTGGACCTTATCTTTGCAGAATACGTTTCATCGCCGATTCCAGGCTTTGCCATAATTTCCCGCCGTCTCACCTACACACGCTCCACCATGTCGACACTCACCGAAATCACATCTGAGGCAGACTTCTCGTCGCATCTCTCTTCCCTATCACCTTCTGCGTTGGTCGTTCTTTACTTCCACACTCCATGGGCTGCCCCGTGCGCGCAGATGGGCGCAGTGCTCTCAGCCCTCGCTTCGCAGTACCCCGCCACTACCCGGCCCACCATCTCGTTTGTCAGCATCAACGCCGAGGAGCTACCTGATATCTCGGAGGAGTATGATGTTTCTGCCGTGCCCTTCGTTGTGTGCCTACGTAGCGGCCAAATTTTGGAGTCTATCAGTGGAAGTGATGCTGTCAAGGTCCGTGACGCTGTCGAGCGTCATGCTGGCCGCGGAAATGCTGCCGGTGCCGTCGGTCCGATGGAAGGTGTGAAGGCTAACATCCCCCCGCCACTCTCTGCTGTTCCTCGTGAGGACGGTCCCTTTACTGCTACTCAGGCACCTGTTACCGCTTCCAAGTCCCCAGCTGCTGATGCGGCTAACGCAACCGCCGTCGCCTCTACCCCCACCTTGACACCCGAACAATCCCGGGAGGCACTATTTGCCCGACTTGAACAACTTGTCAAGGCGGCATCTGTCATGCTGTTCATGAAAGGAACCCCAAGTAGCCCACAGTGCGGATTCAGTCGGCAACTCGTTGGCATTCTTCGCGAGCGCAGTGTCAAGTAtggcttcttcaatatcTTGGCCGATGAGGATGTACGCCAGGGTCTGAAGGAGTATGCTGATTGGCCAACTTTCCCCCAATTGTGGGTGAATGGAGAATTAGTCGGTGGTTTGGACATTGTAGGTGTTTGATCCCCACTCCAGTCATTTGATTTGATCTTAACTCAATGGTACAGGTCCGCGAGGAAATCAACAGCAACCCCGATTTTCTCACAGATCACTCAGTCAGCAAGCCTACTGCGGCTGCGTGAATGATTGGTTGATCGTTGCGCGATACCCATGACCCTGTCTTTGGGGCTAGATGCTAAAAGTCTAACATAATGATAAACGTGTTTGACTTGTACGGCTTATTGCATATATGACCATATCGTATCCTTCGCATTGCTGCAGGAAAATGCCTTGCTATAACTTGAAACAAGCGTCACCAAACAAAACCGATCCATTGTCACAGATCATTTCTGTCGACTTTTACAGATTCATCACTTTCTCTTCACAGGCTTACACTGTTAGTTCAACCTACCATATACCCAATGACTGTGTTGAGTGATTGCGCTGAAGCTGCTCTCGGTTCCAAGAAGAGGAGTACAATACGTTTGCAACATCTGGATCTACATATGTAAACAACGATGAGGAATCGAGAACTTGGAACAATCAAGACTTACAACACATCACATCTCTAGCTACTAGGAAGTTGGAGATCATGACGAGTCCAAGGTATTGTTGAAACGTTGGGTCGATCGATCTTCGTCCTCTGTATTAAGCTTTCTTCGGTGTTGCTCTCGTGTACCTGGTCAATCTCTAGTTATTCCTTATCTCCTTCACTCCTCTTTGACCACTCTGCtagatttttgatttttcagATGCTTTTCTTTTGCCATAGTTGTTTTCGCCGTTGTTGGCTGCCAAGGCTTTCTGGGCCTTTCTCGTCCAAAAATGCGGATGCTGATTCCTACATACAGCAAATCGGGATAGCAGAGCATCGGTATCCACATAGGCGCCTGCTAGCCAGCGAGATCCTACGCTGGCGTTGAATTGGCGGCGGGCATGAACGATTCGTCTGTTGTCAAAGATAACGCAATCCCCAGGGTTGAGCTTGAGCTCAAAGATGTGCTTCTCGTTGTCGATAATCGAAGTGAACTTCGCAAGAGCGTCTCGTAGCTTATTTACAAGGCCAGCATCATGGCCCTCCCCGTCACCTGGTGGGAGGGGAGACTGAAAGGGGGGCGAATAATTAACGTGGTCCAGCTCGCCTGTATCGGCATCATGCTCAAAGACGGGTCGCTCGTTGTAGTAGATGTGCTCCTTGTGCCTATACTCGTATCCCAGACGCTGCTCGCGAAGCACTGGATAATCCTCCGGGTAATGCTCCTTCATGAGTTTCGCAGCAGAAAAGGTATCCGCAAACAACGACTCGCCCCCCGAACATGAGTTCTCCAGACAGTGGAGGAGCTGGTATCCCGGTGGCTCGTTCATGTACATCAAATCCATGTGAAATCCAAGGAACTGATTAGTATATGCGATATTTGTCGCCTGTGGAACAGTGCGGACGTCGAAGGTTGATCCGTAGAAGGTGTTCCGTAGTGGCCCCATGCGTGTTGCAATGGCTTCAACCATCGATCGTGAGCCTGGAACATCCTTCACAAAAATAAGGCCCAGACGCTGCAAATTCTGCATCGCGGAGGCAAATTTGGAATCATCAGCGATGTAGTCCGAGTAAGACACCCAATGCTGACTTCTGTCCATTTGATCCCGTCCCCACATGATCGGTTTGGAGTTCGAGGACCAGTGCTGACGATGGGTGTTGAAAATGGGCTTTTTTAGAAAGTCACGGTCCCAGGTTGATTCATGCGTAGTTTGAGAACCTCCGATGTCGTTGGCCCACTTGACTGAAAGCTTGCTACCATTCCAATTAACCGAACTTGGAGCAATGTCCTTGGGAATATCACTTGTGCGGAACGATCGTTGCTTCGAGTGTTGATCCTTGCACACCACACACTGGCACAAGTCGCGCAGGTAAGTATATGGTAGTTTGATCGTTGTCCTTCTATCCATATGCAAGTATAACTCCTCTTTTCCAGCCCAGATCGAGTCTTTTTTGCCCACTTTTAAGACGCCATCCATGCGGGTTGTTCTTCTAATCACGTCAGAGGTGGAGTCTGGCACATCGCCCTTAGAGTTGCTGGAGTTGCTGGAGACTTGTGACAAAGGTAGTGAATCGTTGATTTTCGGGGCAACCCGTTCCAATATGTTGTGAGAGTTTGGCTCTACATTGCTGTTGAACCTACTAGGGGCAGCTATCAAGTTACGACGCGGGGGAGAGTTTGACAAGCCTCGTGGCAGTTGCCAGAGAGTAGCTAAGATTCGGAGACGATGCATAAGTTGCCTGTGAACCAGTTGAAAAGTAATGAGTggtagagagagagagagagagagagagagagagaaggggGGGATGGTAACCCCCATCTGATGGGACAAATGGAGGAGCTAAAAGTTACCTCGGCTTCAATGATTTTGTGCCTGAGGCAATTTCTTGATACCTCAGGCATCAATATCAATCTTCCTCCCCAGGGCCAGCCCGGAACTTACGTAAATTGCCTTGACAGTGTTTtgggtgtttttttttaatcggTAGACTCAACGAATCAACATGGATGAAATCTTCAGTCTTCatgcttcaatttccttgACCTAACTCAACCCTTACAGACTTACTTCGTCTGTAAAACAACGTATTCTCAACTCATGTCGGCCGGGGGCGAGCACCTCAAAGATGAAGGCACCAAGCGACAGGTTATACTGGCCGGCGGCATTGCAGGCCTAATCTCACGGTTCTGTATCGCGCCACTAGACGTCGTTAAGATCAGATTACAGTTGCAAATTCATTCATTATCAGACCCTGCGTCCCATCAGAGTGTCAATGGTCCTATTTATAAGGGGACGTTGTCCACCTTGCGGACGATTATGAGGCAAGAGGGAATCACCGTGCGTTGAAAAGATTACCCTGCGTCTCAATGTCAAATTCAAATGCCCTAACTTGGTTTTCCTCAAACAGGGCCTTTGGAAGGGCAACGTTCCCGCCGAAATGATGTATGTCTGTTACGGCGCCATTCAATTCACCACATATCGGGGAACAACCCAAGCCCTCGCCCAACTCGGCTCCTACCGACTCCCCCAACCTGTCGAATCCTTCATTTCGGGTGCAATGGCAGGCGGATGTGCCACAGGAGTAACATACCCGCTTGACCTTCTCCGCACGCGATTCGCCGCGCAAGGCCCGGACCGCGTATATGGCTCGCTACGCGCCTCAATTTTGGATATCGCTCGACATGAAGGCGCACCGGGATTCTTCCGGGGATGTTCTGCCGCTGTGGCGCAAATTGTGCCATACATGGGACTTTTTTTCACAACATATGAGGCACTCAGACCAGCCATGACCTGGGATGCTCTGCCGTTAGGTTCGGGGGACGCCGCAGCCGGTGTGGTGGCCAGTGTCCTGGCGAAGACGGGTGTTTTCCCGCTAGACCTCGTGCGTAAGCGCTTACAGGTACAGGGTCCAACAAGGACCCGCTACGTTCATCGCAATATTCCGGAGTACAAGGGAGTCCTCCAAAGCATTGCTACAATTTTCCGCACCCATGGCGTGCGTGGTTTGTACCGCGGCTTGACTGTCAGCTTGCTCAAGGCGGCACCGGCAAGTGCGGTGACAATGTGGACCTATGAGCACGCATTGAAAGTCCTCCAAGAGCTCCACGTCGCAGTTGATAATTGAAGGTAGACTTCAAATTGTCTCACCAGTAATTCTTTTGCATGGATCATTTGATGGCGTTATTATTAGAGGGACTAAAAGTTGGTTAAACGATAAGGCGAAAGGCCACATAATACTCATCCCTGTTTGTACATAGAAAAGTCCATTTCATATGCCTTTTTCCGCCGCCTGTACCTGAAACTCACAAGGTTACAAGAGATCTAACAAAACTCTGTAAGGAGACCACTCAAGGCCGCATATGCGGCCTTGTCAGTTTGATTTGATTCCCTTCTGAAGGGTCCGTTTTGACAACATTTTCCGTCCTTCCCTCGACTCAGTACTCAACACCTTCCGGGCCGCTGTCCTCAGCCACCCCCCCTCATAATCCTTTTCAGGAGCTGCAAGATCCTCACGAGCTTCGAAGAATTCGCCCTCTTCCATCCCTTCACCAACATACCAGTGGACAAATGAACGCTTGGAATACATAAGATCGAAGTAGTGATCCAGGCGACTCCATACCTCAGCAATGGCGGTAGTATTGGACAGGATGCTCACTGATCGGTCGACACACGCAAATTCGTCGTCATAACGACGCACAGGCTTTTGGTAGTTAATTTCTAGCTTGAATCCAGTGGGACACCACTCTACAAAGCTAAAGTTACCCCTGGTCTTGAGGGCATGGACAGTCTGAGTGCAGTCATGGGGGACAACGTCACCCTTGTAAAAGAAAGCTACGGCCATGCACTTGCCTTTTGTGGATCACAATTCACCATCTGATAGTGAGTTTCAAAGCCTATGACCTAGTCAGAACAAAAGCACGCCTCATTGAAATGGTGTCGACGAACACTGAAAGGTGAGATACTGGACCTTGAAACTCTCGTGAGAGCTGCGCTTTCTACCGATCACCGGAGCATAAGAAATCAATGAATAGTGAATACGCGGGTATAGGACAAGGTTAGTCTGGAACTCTGCCAGATCGACATTGAGAGCACCATCAAACCGCAGGCTGGACGCGATAGAGCTCACTACCTGAGCAATCAGACGGTAGAAGTGTTCATATCCAGGTTGCGTCGGCAGATATCGTACACAGCATCGTTGTCAACTAGGAAGGTACAGTCGGAATTCTCAATGGTGCTGTGGGTTGAGAGGACGGCATTGTGTGGCTCCACCACCGCATTGGATGTACGTGGGGAAGGATAGATTGAGAATCCCAGCTTAGACTTGCGCCCATACGTGATGGTCAGATGATCCAACAATAGTGAACCAAACCCAGACCCTGTACCACCACCAAAGGAGTGAAAGGTCAAGAAGCCCTGTAAGGAATGGCAGTTCTTTATGAAGAAATTAGCCAAGAGCCATCGGCACGAAGATCGAGTTCGCAGGCTCATACCGGCTACATGACGAATGCTATCAATCACAGCTTCTGATATCTCCCTTTCCACGGTGTAATGACCCCGAGCATCTGCCACCTGTTAGCTTCTCGGTTATTAGCTTTCACTTCCAAGTTGATCTGTCCGCACAGTTGTTGGCAGCATCTTCGTTCCCACTGATCAACTGCTGAGAGCGGAAAGACCACGGAAAGGGCCGGTGCGAATCTCATCGATGGGCTAGCGCAGTTTATTCAGCTGGTAGAACTGGTTGCTTTATGTTCTGTTCACATACCAATGGGTCAAGGTCGACGAAGATGGAACGGGGAACAGATTTGCCGCCAGAGGTTTTAGTAAAGAACGTCTCGTTAGATCCGCATTTTGCATCCTGGTTGGTTACATCGGGATCAATAAATTCATCCGGCTTCGGACCGTGTTCAAGTAGATATCTATGTTACTTCTTGATCAGCAAGGACATCGGGAACGCTACACAATGAAGAGACGTACAGTTCCCAGGCAGCGTTACCAAGCTGTGTGCCGGCCTGGCCAATATTTAAATGACGGATCCGGTAGGTCTGAGTCAATCTCCATGTTGATTTCCTTTGGTTTGATTTTTGGTTAAGCAAATAGCAGCCAAAGTTGGGTGGCTGATGCAAACATGCCGACACCATGGACGTGATCAAAGGAATCCAGCAGAGTAGTAGAGCAGCGTA
Protein-coding sequences here:
- a CDS encoding Rieske — its product is MNPFTRATAIWHPVGLASEFPSIDDDTRIMPRCKAFNIPKTNGAIEPVEDIDLPGELKDQVLVFKYKGKYHAIDHQCPHSSFPLSRGNLFDIEDFGIVLSAGLTCPKHGWSFDIFSGRADRGNYTLKVWEVQLRDSSAPGGTDQEVWVRRKQRIG
- a CDS encoding Exonuclease, putative, whose amino-acid sequence is MGKDRKRKLSPDDPTGYSTSHALGVADILTRLQSDNPSREGSKGTHASKKRKRVDGEKVKYPDLTYADGKLVSPIRIADLQGLLLYCFADGIAPQWISMKHSGHVRKVVVLMVPGLEMGMFDGTISVQRESSTREHDTQERLTTAEVPDEHAADYERWKQGLPLPDRSHRFNPRSITRHNLPEPLQPLADIFPHIWPVKAPGDNKYNKVHSPLQAILMSSSPKTKTDDSRVKGARPAKVEKGFVPKRTPITAYVTSREDLLENDFLLHPVFFSSDEERSSQLEARQRGRQSVEDGWVDTHVPTLESAQPPDAEIESGSVTAGRDVFALDCEMCITEGGQSELTRISLVGWDGEVVLDELVKPARPVINYLTRYSGITPEMLEPVTTTLHSIQQRLLTLLTPRAILVGHSLNSDLTALKLVHPFIVDTSIIYPHPRGPPLKCSLKWLTQKYQNKQIQNGMAGHDSIEDARAVLELVKLKCEKGERWGTGDVSNESIFRRLSRSTRPSHLPRPGEERTGAVVDWGNPERGFGAQATVSIGCRDDDAVVSGVSAVINGDESNPSIPAGGVDFAWARIRDLEYLRGWCSRLPDPNNANESTALFPPPEETTPTTSTCSGDSTDQPQPDVLADTVSRTVSNISRIYDALPPCTLFIVYSGTGDPREVSRLQSIHKKHREEFRSGKRWDELTYKWTDVEEQALKKACERAREGCGFMCIK
- a CDS encoding Thioredoxin, putative, whose protein sequence is MSTLTEITSEADFSSHLSSLSPSALVVLYFHTPWAAPCAQMGAVLSALASQYPATTRPTISFVSINAEELPDISEEYDVSAVPFVVCLRSGQILESISGSDAVKVRDAVERHAGRGNAAGAVGPMEGVKANIPPPLSAVPREDGPFTATQAPVTASKSPAADAANATAVASTPTLTPEQSREALFARLEQLVKAASVMLFMKGTPSSPQCGFSRQLVGILRERSVKYGFFNILADEDVRQGLKEYADWPTFPQLWVNGELVGGLDIVREEINSNPDFLTDHSVSKPTAAA
- a CDS encoding Gamma-butyrobetaine hydroxylase subfamily, putative, yielding MHRLRILATLWQLPRGLSNSPPRRNLIAAPSRFNSNVEPNSHNILERVAPKINDSLPLSQVSSNSSNSKGDVPDSTSDVIRRTTRMDGVLKVGKKDSIWAGKEELYLHMDRRTTIKLPYTYLRDLCQCVVCKDQHSKQRSFRTSDIPKDIAPSSVNWNGSKLSVKWANDIGGSQTTHESTWDRDFLKKPIFNTHRQHWSSNSKPIMWGRDQMDRSQHWVSYSDYIADDSKFASAMQNLQRLGLIFVKDVPGSRSMVEAIATRMGPLRNTFYGSTFDVRTVPQATNIAYTNQFLGFHMDLMYMNEPPGYQLLHCLENSCSGGESLFADTFSAAKLMKEHYPEDYPVLREQRLGYEYRHKEHIYYNERPVFEHDADTGELDHVNYSPPFQSPLPPGDGEGHDAGLVNKLRDALAKFTSIIDNEKHIFELKLNPGDCVIFDNRRIVHARRQFNASVGSRWLAGAYVDTDALLSRFAVCRNQHPHFWTRKAQKALAANNGENNYGKRKASEKSKI
- a CDS encoding Mitochondrial deoxynucleotide carrier protein, putative, coding for MSAGGEHLKDEGTKRQVILAGGIAGLISRFCIAPLDVVKIRLQLQIHSLSDPASHQSVNGPIYKGTLSTLRTIMRQEGITGLWKGNVPAEMMYVCYGAIQFTTYRGTTQALAQLGSYRLPQPVESFISGAMAGGCATGVTYPLDLLRTRFAAQGPDRVYGSLRASILDIARHEGAPGFFRGCSAAVAQIVPYMGLFFTTYEALRPAMTWDALPLGSGDAAAGVVASVLAKTGVFPLDLVRKRLQVQGPTRTRYVHRNIPEYKGVLQSIATIFRTHGVRGLYRGLTVSLLKAAPASAVTMWTYEHALKVLQELHVAVDN
- a CDS encoding Tubulin; the protein is MRGETYRIRHLNIGQAGTQLGNAAWELYLLEHGPKPDEFIDPDVTNQDAKCGSNETFFTKTSGGKSVPRSIFVDLDPLPIDEIRTGPFHAANNYARGHYTVEREISEAVIDSIRHVAGMSLRTRSSCRWLLANFFIKNCHSLQGFLTFHSFGGGTGSGFGSLLLDHLTITYGRKSKLGFSIYPSPRTSNAVVEPHNAVLSTHSTIENSDCTFLVDNDAVLRFDGALNVDLAEFQTNLVLYPRIHYSLISYAPVIGRKRSSHESFKVQYLTFQCFETHYQMGDVVPHDCTQTVHALKTRGNFSFVEWCPTGFKLEINYQKPVRRYDDEFACVDRSVSILSNTTAIAEVWSRLDHYFDLMYSKRSFVHWYVGEGMEEGEFFEAREDLAAPEKDYEGGWLRTAARKVLSTESREGRKMLSKRTLQKGIKSN